The Streptomyces cyaneogriseus subsp. noncyanogenus region GTGGCGCCGACCGCCCGGCCCGTGGTGGCCGCGGTGGCGAGCGGCGCGGTCGCAAGCCGCAGCAGGCTGCCGGCGCCGAGGCCCCCAAGGCCGAGGCTCCCGCCGCCGCTCCGGCTGAGAGCACCGGAACGGAGGCCTGACCGTCATGCTGATCCCCCGTAGGGTCAAGCACCGCAAGCAGCACCACCCCAAGCGCAACGGCATGTCCAAGGGTGGCACGCAGGTTGCGTTCGGCGAGTACGGCATCCAGGCGCTGACCCCGGCGTACGTCACGAACCGCCAGATCGAGGCGGCTCGTATCGCCATGACCCGTCACATCAAGCGTGGCGGCAAGGTCTGGATCAACATCTACCCGGACCGTCCGCTGACGAAGAAGCCGGCCGAGACCCGCATGGGTTCCGGTAAGGGTTCTCCGGAGTGGTGGGTCGCCAACGTCAAGCCCGGACGCGTCATGTTCGAGCTGTCGTACCCCAACGAGAAGATCGCCCGTGAGGCGCTGACCCGTGCGGCCCACAAGCTGCCGATGAAGTGCCGGATCGTCAAGCGCGAGGCAGGTGAAGCGTGATGTCGGCCGGTACCAAGGCGTCCGAGCTGCGCGAGCTGGGCAACGAGGAGCTTCTGAACAAGCTCCGCGAGGCCAAGGAAGAGCTGTTCAACCTCCGCTTCCAGGCGGCGACGGGTCAGCTCGAGAACCACGGCCGTCTGAAGGCGGTCCGCAAGGACATCGCCCGGATCTACACCCTCATGCGTGAGCGTGAGCTCGGCATCGAGCAGGTGGAGAACGCCTGATGAGCGAGAACAACGTGACTGAGCAGAAGACCGAAGCGCGCGGCTTCCGTAAGACCCGCGAGGGTTACGTCGTCAGCGACAAGATGGACAAGACCGTCGTCGTCGCCGTCGAGGACCGCGTCAAGCACGCGCTGTACGGCAAGGTCATCCGCCGTACGAACAAGCTCAAGGCGCACGACGAGCAGAACGCCGCGGGTGTCGGCGACCGCGTCCTCCTCATGGAGACCCGGCCGCTGTCCGCGACCAAGCGCTGGCGCGTCGTCGAGATCCTCGAGAAGGCCAAGTAATCCCTCCTAGGGGGACCCCCTAGGCATCGTTCCGCCAGGCTCGG contains the following coding sequences:
- the rplP gene encoding 50S ribosomal protein L16 — translated: MLIPRRVKHRKQHHPKRNGMSKGGTQVAFGEYGIQALTPAYVTNRQIEAARIAMTRHIKRGGKVWINIYPDRPLTKKPAETRMGSGKGSPEWWVANVKPGRVMFELSYPNEKIAREALTRAAHKLPMKCRIVKREAGEA
- the rpmC gene encoding 50S ribosomal protein L29, translated to MSAGTKASELRELGNEELLNKLREAKEELFNLRFQAATGQLENHGRLKAVRKDIARIYTLMRERELGIEQVENA
- the rpsQ gene encoding 30S ribosomal protein S17 codes for the protein MSENNVTEQKTEARGFRKTREGYVVSDKMDKTVVVAVEDRVKHALYGKVIRRTNKLKAHDEQNAAGVGDRVLLMETRPLSATKRWRVVEILEKAK